GTGGGCCAGCTGCCGCACTTCCGACAGCTGCTTCGTCGTCATCAGCTCCGTCAGCCGCCGCTCCTGGAGCTTCTGCCCGGTGCGGTCGAACTGGGCGGCCACCATCACCCGCGCCCACGCCAGGCTCTGGCCCTTCACCTTCTTCTTGCCCTTGCTGGGGAGCGGCTTGCCCTTCTCCACCAGCGGGTAGAGCACCCAGACCTTCTCCCCGTCGTTGGACGCGAAGTAGAGGTCATCCACCGTCCCCACGCACACGTCCGCCGACCAGAGGGGCCCGCTCTCCTTGAGCATCTCCAGCCGGCACTTCCCCACGCCCACGTCCACCGAGCGGACGCTGTAGAGGCCGTTCGCGCTCACCCGTGCCCGGCTGCCGCGCTCCCCCGCCAGGGCGGAAGGCGCGGCACCACAGACGAGCAGGGCGAGCGCGACGGTCAGGCGCATGGGGTCTTTACGCCGCCGCCAGCTTGCGGGCCTTCTCCTGCGCCTCCTCGATGGAGCCGACCATGTAGAAGGCGGACTCCGGGAGGTCGTCGTGCTTGCCGTCCGCGATCTCCTTGAAGGAGCGGATGGTGTCCTGGAGCTTCACGTAGCGGCCGTCCAGGCCGGTGAAGACCTTGGCCACGAAGAACGGCTGGGACAGGAAGCGCTGGATCTTGCGGGCGCGCGCCACGGACAGCTTGTCCTCTTCGGAGAGCTCGTCCATGCCGAGGATGGCGATGATGTCCTGGAGCTCCTTGTAGCGCTGCAGGATGCCCTGGATGCGGCGGGCCACGGCGTAGTGCTCGGCGCCCAGCACGTCCGCGGACAGGATGCGGCTGGTGGAGTCCAGCGGGTCCACGGCGGGGAAGATGGCGAGCTCCGCGATGGAGCGGTTGAGCACCGTGGTCGCGTCCAGGTGGGCGAACGCGGTGGCGGGGGCCGGGTCCGTCAGGTCGTCCGCGGGCACGTAGATGGCCTGCACGGAGGTGATGGAGCCCTTGGTGGTGGAGGTGATGCGCTCCTGCAGGCCGCCCATCTCCGTGGCGAGCGTGGGCTGGTAACCCACCGCGCTGGGGATGCGGCCCAGGAGGGCGGACACTTCCGAGCCGGCCTGGGTGAAGCGGAAGATGTTGTCCACGAAGAGGAGCACGTCACGGCCCTCCACGTCGCGGAAGTACTCCGCCATGGTCAGCGCGGAGAGGGCCACGCGGGCGCGGGCGCCGGGCGGCTCGTTCATCTGGCCGTACACGAGGACCGCCTGGCTCTTCTCCAGGTTGTCGGTCTGGATGACCTTGGTCTCCTGCATCTCGTGGTACAGGTCGTTGCCTTCGCGGGTGCGCTCACCGACGCCGGCGAACACGGAGAAGCCGCCGCGCTCCACGGCCACGTTGCGGATGAGCTCCTGCAGGAGCACCGTCTTGCCCACGCCGGCGCCGCCGAACAGGCCGATCTTGCCGCCACGGGTGTAGGGGGCGAGCAGGTCGATGACCTTGATGCCGGTCTCGAACATCTGCACGCGCACGTCCTGCTCCGTGAACGGAGGGGGCGCGCGGTGGATGGGCCAGTACTCCGTGGCGCTCACGGGGCCCATCTCGTCCACCGGCTCGCCGGTGACGTTCATGATGCGGCCCAGGGTGGCCTTGCCCACCGGCACCTGGATGGGGGCGCCCGTGTTGCTCACCGGCATGCCGCGGCCCAGGCCCTCCGTGGAGTCCATGGCGATGCAGCGCACGGTGTTCTCACCCAGGTGCTGAGCGACCTCGATGGTGAGGTTGTCCTTCTCCGCGCCCAGGTTGGGGTTGGTCACCTTGAGGGCGGCGTACACCTCAGGGAGCCCGCCGGGCGGGAACTCCACGTCGACCACGGGGCCGAGAACCTGCGTGATCTTGCCAGTCGTCGGGACTTGAGCGCTCATGGGACTCCTCTGCCTTGTCTCGTGTGGCGAGCGGCCGGGGCGCCGCCGCCCGTCAGGAAATCGAACCCCGAAGAGGGGTGTGGGCGGGCCCCCTTTACCGGGGGGTGCCCGGCAGGGTCAAGCCTCCCGGGTCCGCCTGCGTAAGTCCCGCTTAGCGGAGCGGTGTCCCGGGCGCCAGTCCCTTGCCGTTCCCCTCTGAGCCGCCTGCCCGGTGGGGGGCCTGAGTGGGGGGGCTGGAAACACGAAGGGCCCGTGCCCCGGCGCTCGTGGGAGCGCGAAGCATCGGGCCCATCGTCTGAAGCCGAGGGGGTACGACCGGGCGGGAGGCGGACTACTTGAGGGCCTCGGCGCCGGAGACGATCTCCATGAGCTCCTTGGTGATGACCGCCTGGCGGGTGCGGTTGTAGAGCAGGGTGTAGCTGGAGATCATGTCCGTGGCGTTGTTGGTGGCGTTCTCCATGGCGCTCATGCGCGCGCCCTGCTCGCTGGCCACGCTCTCCAGCAGCGCCCGGTACAGCTTGATGTTGACCGCCTGGGGCACCAGCCGGTCCAGCACGGCCTGGCGGGACGGCTCGTACTTGAAGTCCACCAGGGCCGGAGCGGAGGTCACGGTCTCCGGGGTGGGCGTGGCGGCCTTCGCCGTGGCGGGCTGCAGCGGCAGGAGCTGCGACACGACCACGTTCTGGGTGATGGCGGAGACGAACTCGTTGTAGACGACGTAGACCGCGTCGACCTCATCGTTGAGGAAGGCGGCGGCCAGCTCTTCCGCGACGTTGGCGGCGGAGCGGTAGTTCAGCGTCGCGTACAGGCCGGCGAAGTCCTTGCGGATGGACTGGCCGCGGTTGCGGAAGAAGTCGTTGCCCTTGCGGCCCACCGTGGAGACGCGCACCTGGAGGTTGCTGTTCTCGTACAGGTAGCGGTTGGCGCGGCGGATGACGTTGGAGTTGAAGCCGCCGGCGAGGCCGCGGTCGGACGTGAGGAGCAGCAGCTCCACGCGGCGGATGGGGCGGGTGGCGAGCAGCGGGTGCGCCAGCTCCTGGTCGGCGGAGCGCACGGCCAGCTCGGAGATGATCTGCTCCAGCGTCTGCGCGTACGGGCGGGCGGCGAGGATGGCGTCCTGCGCCTTCCGGAGCTTCGCGGCGGAGACCATCTTCATGGCCTTGGTGATCTGCCGCGTGTTCTTCACCGAGCGGATGCGCTTGCGGATGTCGCGAAGGGACGCCATGGACCGGAAACTCCTCGTAAGACGGTGCGGCGCGCGCCCCGTGACAGCCCGGGCTGGCCATGAGGGACGGCGGGCCCCCTATATAGGCGGGGCGGGGGCCGGTCAACGGCGGGGTGCCCGGACCCGGGCCCCCTGCCCGCCTCCGGAGCCCGACGCCGGACCCCGCCGCCACAGCCGTCCGGGGGCCGGGCGGGCGTGACCAGTTCCCGCCAGAGGGCCGCCGGTGGTGCTTTCCGACCGGGGGGCGCCGGAAGAGAATGGCCCCTTCCGACTGTTGCGCGGGGTCCATGAAGGCTGGCGGCACGACCAGGGTGTGGGTACGCAGGGGCCTGGGGCTGCTCGGGCTGGCCCTGGCCGTCCTGCTGGGTCTGTCCCACTTCGTGCGCCTGCGCTACCAGGGCCGCATCGTGCCGCTGGCCGTGGCTCCGGAGGCCCCGGTGGCCCTGGTGTTCGGGGCGGGGCTGGCGCCGGGCGCGGTGCCGTCGCCGGTGCTGGCGCAGCGGCTGGACGCGGCCATCGCGCTCTGGCGGCAGGGCAAGGTTCAGTCGCTGCTGGTGAGCGGGGACAACTCCGCGCCCTTCCACAACGAGACGCGGGCCATGCGGCGCTACCTGCTGGAGCACGGGGTGCCGGAGGACGCGGTGGTGGGGGACGAGGCGGGGCTGTCCACCTACGACAGCTGCCTGCGGGCGCACTCGGTGTTCGGCGCGAACCGGGCGGTGCTCGTCACGCAGCGCTTCCACCTGTCGCGGGCGCTCTTCATCGCCAACTCGGTGGGCATCGACGCGTGGGGCGTGGCGGCGGACGAGGGACGGGCGACTCCCTGGCGCTACACGGTGCGCGAGACGCTGTCCCGGGTGCTGGCGCTGGGGATGGTGCTGCTGGAGGTGAAGCCCGGCAGCACTGACGGCCAGCCGCCGACGGCTCCCCGCTGACGGGGATTGGGCCCGGCAGGCAGGCGGGCGGCGTCCATTGCCGCTCCCGTCCGGGGGTCCCATTTTCGAGGGGACACGGAAGCTTTTCTCAACCGTCCCTGTCGAGGAGACCCCATGAAGTTCAACAAGCTCGGAGACGAGGATGTGGGCGAGTCCACCTCGCTGCGCCACCGGAACCCGGACACTGGAGAGGACGAGATCAACATCTCGGACCAGGACCTCGCGCTGTCGCCGCCCATGGAAGAGGAGGCGGATGCGCGGGACATCCTGCCGGATCAGATCCAGCGCTTCGGCCGGGGCGATGAAGAGGAAGAGGCGCGCGAGCTGACCGCGCAGCCGGATGAACCCGGACCGCGCGCCCAGTCGCCGGACCTGCTGCCCGAGGGGTAGCCGGGTCCAGCAGCCGGATACGGCGTAAAAAACAGGGCGCGTCCCCGTGAATGGGACGCGCCCTCTGTTTTCAGGAGGGGCCTCTGTCGGAGGCCCCGTGCGGCTCAGGACTAACGGCGCGAGGACTTCTTCGCGGCGCCCTTGCCCGGGGCCTTCTTCGCGGCTCCACGCGTGGATGCGCCCTTCTTCGCGGCCGCCCCGCGCGTCTGAGCCCCCTTCTTCGCGGCGGCCTTGCCCGTGGACTTCTTCGCGGCGGCCCCGCGCGTCTGAGCGCCCCTCGCGGCAGCCCCCTTCGCAGCCGACTTCTTCGCGGCAGCGCCACGCTTCTGGACCGCGCCCTTCTTCGCGGTGGCCCCCTGCTTCGCTGCGGACTTCTTCGCGGTGGCACCCTGCTTCGCTGCGGACTTCTTCGCGGCCCCACTCGCGGGTGCGGCCTTCTTCGCGGTCCCACGCGCGGGTGCGGCCTTCTTCGCGGCAGCGCCCTTCTTCGCGGCCCCACGCGCGGGTGCGGCCTTCTTCGCGGCGGTCTTTCCCGGGCCCTTCTTCGCGGCCCCACTCGCGGCCTTCTTCGCGGCGCCCTTCTTGCCGGCTGCCTTGCGCGCTCCCGCCCTGGTGGAGACGGTTTCGCTCGGTGCCTCCGCTTCGGTGGCTTCGGCCTTCTTCGCGGGGGCGGACGGCGTCTCGGTGACCGCCTTCTCGCGGCGGGCCTTCTTCACGGCGGGGCGCTTGGGCTCGGGCTCCTCGAACAGCTCCTCCTGCTCGGGGGCCTCCTCCTCACCGGTGTCCTCGGCCAGTTCCTCCTCCCGCTCCTCCTCGCCGGACACCTCGGCCTCCTCGTCCTCGGCCTCTTCGGCTTCGAACTCGTCGGCGGCCTCCGCGGCTTCGAGCTCCTCCTCCTCGGCCTCCTCGTCCTCGCCCGCGTCACGGGCCAGGGCGGCCAGGGCGCCCGAGTAGTCGCCGCCACGGCCAGCGGGCGCCTCCTCCTCGTTCTCCAGCGCCTGCGCGGCCGCTCCGGACAGCGCTCCCTGAAGCACGGCGTTCATGGCGCGCGCGAAGGTCCGCTCCCCGAAACTCTCCACCTCTTCCACGGGCGGAATCAGCACCTCGAGCATGTCCTTGAGCCTGCGGTACAGCCGCATCTCCTTCTTCTCACCGTCCCAGGTGCCGAAGACCCAGGTGTCCCCGTCCAGCGCGTCCACCCAGCCGGGCAGCGGCCCGCCACCGTCCCCCTGCTCCTCCATCGCGGACTTGCGCGCGACGAACAGGTGCCGGTGCGCCCCCTTCAGACCGAAGCGCCACACGCCCGCGGCGGGCAGCCCCACCACCATCAGCCGGCTCTTCTCCAGGACGCTGGGCGCTCCCTCCTCGCCACGCAGCGGGAACAGCCGCACCTCGCCCTGGAACTCACCGCCGTTGAGCGCCTGGTACAGGTCCGCCAGGTCCTCGGGGAACGGGACGCCGCACTCCGTCTCCGCGCGGCGGACCTCCTCCGCCTGCACACCCTCCGAGGTCGCCTTCGCCGACTTGCGCAGTGCCTCCAACCACTCGTGCATGACCCCTCCACGACATCGACAGCCACCAGGGCTCGCACCTTATGGCGCCTTGGGCCCCCGTGAGCAGTGTGCATGTCGGGTTTCGTCCACCCGACGTCCTCTAGACATACCTGGACAAACTGACACGCCCGCCCCCTCCATCCCCCCTGGCCGCCTGCCCCGGGTCCAGGCAACCCGAATGGAAGCCCGGCCCCCCGGGCGTTAGGAAGCACGCCATGGCGCATCCCGTAAGCATCGAAGCGACGACCGAGACCTTCGACTCGCTCGTCATGGAACCCCGCGACGAGCTGGTGGTGGTGGACTTCTGGGGCCCCGGCTGCCCGAACTGCGACATCTACGCGGCCGCCGAACCCGAGCTCCTCAAGGAGCTGGACGGCGCCCCCATGCGCGTCGTCAAGGTCAACGCCTACGAGCACGAGGCCCTGGCCACCCGCTTCGGCCTGTTCGGCATCCCCACCTTCCTGCTGTTCCGCAACGGGAAGCTGCTGGGGAAGATGAGCCAGTACTACGGCAAGCCCTACTTCCTGGGCGTCATCCGGGACCACCTGCCCGGCGGCGCCAAGGCCCAGGCCTGAAGCTTCAGTCCCGGTAGCCGCGCGCCTGCAACCGGAACAGGTGCGCGTACCGCCCGTCGAGCGCCATCAACTCATCGTGGCTGCCCAGCTCCTGCACCGTGCCGTTGTGGAGCACGGCGATCTGATCCGCCATGCGCACCGTGGAGAAGCGGTGCGAAATCACGATGGCGATGCGGTCCGCGGCCAGCGCCTGGAAGCGCTCGAAGAGGGCATGCTCCGCCTCCGCGTCGATGCTGGCCGTGGGCTCGTCCAGGATGAGCACCTCCGCGTCGTCGCGCATGAAGGCGCGTGACACCGCCAGCTTCTGCCACTGGCCGCTGGACAGCTCCTGGCCCTTCTCGAACCAGCCGCCCAGCATCGTGTCGTACTGGGCCGGCAACGCCGCGATGACGGAGTTCGCCCCGCCCTGCTCCGCCGCCCGTTCGATGCGCGGCCGGTCCTCCAGCGCGGGCACGTGTCCCAGGCCGATGTTCTCCGACACGCTGAACTGGTAGCGCACGAAGTCCTGGAACACCGCCCCGAAGCGGCCGCGCAGGTCGTCCGCGTTCATGTGGGCCGTGTCCACGCCGCCGTAGAGAATCTGGCCTTCGGTGGGCTCGTACATGCGCAGGAGCAGCTTCACCAGCGTGCTCTTCCCCGCGCCGTTCTCCCCCACCAGCGCCAGCTTCTGGCCGGGCTTGAGCGTGAGGTTCACGTTGCGCAGCGCCCACGCGTCCTTGCCCGCGTAGCGGAAGGACACGTCCTTCAGCTCGATGGCGTTGTTGCGTCCGCGCGGCGGTGAGACGGCGGGCAGCCCCCTGGGCGCGTTCTCCAGCGTGGGGATGTCCAGGTAGGCGAAGAGGTTGCTCATGAAGAGCGCGTCCTCGTACATGGAGCCCACGCTGGTGAGGATGCCCTGGAACGCGGCCTGCCCCTGCCGGAACACGGCCAGGTACAGCACCATGTCGCCCACGGAGATGCCGCCGGCCGCCGCGCGGCTGGCCACGAAGAGGTAGCAGCCGTAGAAGGCCGCCAGCGACAGGAGGCCCAGCCCCAGGCCCCACACCATGCGCTTGCGCGCGAGCGCCCGGTCCTCCGCGAAGAACTTCTGGAACAGGTCCCGGTAGCGCCCCAGCACCAGCGGCCCCAACCCGAAGAGCTTCACCTCCTTCACGGTGCTGTCCCGCGTGAGGATCCACTCCAGGTAGTTGAGCTTGCGGCCCTCCGGCGCGCGCCACGAGTACAGCCGGAAGCCCTCCGCCGCCAGCCGCGCCTCCGCGATGAACGCGGGGATGGACGCGGCGAGCAGCACCACCACGCTCCACGGCGACAGCGCCACGAGCAGCACCGCGTAGGTGGACAGGGTGATGACGTTGCGCACGATGCTGAACGCCTGCATCACCAGCGACAGCGGGCGCGCGTTCGCCTCCCGCCGCGCGTTCTGCATCTTGTCGTAGGTGTCCGAGTCCTCGAAGTGCTTCAGCTCCAGGTCCAGCGCCTTCTGGAGGATGCGCTCATTGAGCAGGTTGCCCAGGTGCGCGCGCAGGAGGTCCTTCGTGAGCGTGAGCCCACGTTCCACCACCGCGGAGGCCACCATCAGCGCGAACTCCGTGGCCACG
This DNA window, taken from Corallococcus coralloides DSM 2259, encodes the following:
- the atpD gene encoding F0F1 ATP synthase subunit beta, with protein sequence MSAQVPTTGKITQVLGPVVDVEFPPGGLPEVYAALKVTNPNLGAEKDNLTIEVAQHLGENTVRCIAMDSTEGLGRGMPVSNTGAPIQVPVGKATLGRIMNVTGEPVDEMGPVSATEYWPIHRAPPPFTEQDVRVQMFETGIKVIDLLAPYTRGGKIGLFGGAGVGKTVLLQELIRNVAVERGGFSVFAGVGERTREGNDLYHEMQETKVIQTDNLEKSQAVLVYGQMNEPPGARARVALSALTMAEYFRDVEGRDVLLFVDNIFRFTQAGSEVSALLGRIPSAVGYQPTLATEMGGLQERITSTTKGSITSVQAIYVPADDLTDPAPATAFAHLDATTVLNRSIAELAIFPAVDPLDSTSRILSADVLGAEHYAVARRIQGILQRYKELQDIIAILGMDELSEEDKLSVARARKIQRFLSQPFFVAKVFTGLDGRYVKLQDTIRSFKEIADGKHDDLPESAFYMVGSIEEAQEKARKLAAA
- the atpG gene encoding ATP synthase F1 subunit gamma, translated to MASLRDIRKRIRSVKNTRQITKAMKMVSAAKLRKAQDAILAARPYAQTLEQIISELAVRSADQELAHPLLATRPIRRVELLLLTSDRGLAGGFNSNVIRRANRYLYENSNLQVRVSTVGRKGNDFFRNRGQSIRKDFAGLYATLNYRSAANVAEELAAAFLNDEVDAVYVVYNEFVSAITQNVVVSQLLPLQPATAKAATPTPETVTSAPALVDFKYEPSRQAVLDRLVPQAVNIKLYRALLESVASEQGARMSAMENATNNATDMISSYTLLYNRTRQAVITKELMEIVSGAEALK
- a CDS encoding SanA/YdcF family protein; protein product: MKAGGTTRVWVRRGLGLLGLALAVLLGLSHFVRLRYQGRIVPLAVAPEAPVALVFGAGLAPGAVPSPVLAQRLDAAIALWRQGKVQSLLVSGDNSAPFHNETRAMRRYLLEHGVPEDAVVGDEAGLSTYDSCLRAHSVFGANRAVLVTQRFHLSRALFIANSVGIDAWGVAADEGRATPWRYTVRETLSRVLALGMVLLEVKPGSTDGQPPTAPR
- a CDS encoding SMI1/KNR4 family protein; the encoded protein is MHEWLEALRKSAKATSEGVQAEEVRRAETECGVPFPEDLADLYQALNGGEFQGEVRLFPLRGEEGAPSVLEKSRLMVVGLPAAGVWRFGLKGAHRHLFVARKSAMEEQGDGGGPLPGWVDALDGDTWVFGTWDGEKKEMRLYRRLKDMLEVLIPPVEEVESFGERTFARAMNAVLQGALSGAAAQALENEEEAPAGRGGDYSGALAALARDAGEDEEAEEEELEAAEAADEFEAEEAEDEEAEVSGEEEREEELAEDTGEEEAPEQEELFEEPEPKRPAVKKARREKAVTETPSAPAKKAEATEAEAPSETVSTRAGARKAAGKKGAAKKAASGAAKKGPGKTAAKKAAPARGAAKKGAAAKKAAPARGTAKKAAPASGAAKKSAAKQGATAKKSAAKQGATAKKGAVQKRGAAAKKSAAKGAAARGAQTRGAAAKKSTGKAAAKKGAQTRGAAAKKGASTRGAAKKAPGKGAAKKSSRR
- a CDS encoding thioredoxin family protein — protein: MAHPVSIEATTETFDSLVMEPRDELVVVDFWGPGCPNCDIYAAAEPELLKELDGAPMRVVKVNAYEHEALATRFGLFGIPTFLLFRNGKLLGKMSQYYGKPYFLGVIRDHLPGGAKAQA
- a CDS encoding ABC transporter ATP-binding protein; the protein is MRGGTLSRPLPTPPPSLRARLKNAGVLFKQLPGTFHLFWRASPRGAVVLGVLTLVAAVLPAGIAWVGKLIVDTVVAAAKGDAAANSRVLGLVATEFALMVASAVVERGLTLTKDLLRAHLGNLLNERILQKALDLELKHFEDSDTYDKMQNARREANARPLSLVMQAFSIVRNVITLSTYAVLLVALSPWSVVVLLAASIPAFIAEARLAAEGFRLYSWRAPEGRKLNYLEWILTRDSTVKEVKLFGLGPLVLGRYRDLFQKFFAEDRALARKRMVWGLGLGLLSLAAFYGCYLFVASRAAAGGISVGDMVLYLAVFRQGQAAFQGILTSVGSMYEDALFMSNLFAYLDIPTLENAPRGLPAVSPPRGRNNAIELKDVSFRYAGKDAWALRNVNLTLKPGQKLALVGENGAGKSTLVKLLLRMYEPTEGQILYGGVDTAHMNADDLRGRFGAVFQDFVRYQFSVSENIGLGHVPALEDRPRIERAAEQGGANSVIAALPAQYDTMLGGWFEKGQELSSGQWQKLAVSRAFMRDDAEVLILDEPTASIDAEAEHALFERFQALAADRIAIVISHRFSTVRMADQIAVLHNGTVQELGSHDELMALDGRYAHLFRLQARGYRD